The Diaminobutyricimonas aerilata nucleotide sequence GAGCAGCGACTGGTGCGCGTCGCGGAAGGTCGTGTCGGTGACGGCGAGGGCCGTCTGCTGCCGCAGCGCCGCTGCGAACCCGACGGGACCGAGCTCGAGCAGTCGCTGGCGGGAGCCGTCCGGCGCGGGCGCCTGCAGATCGACCGCGGGGAGCTTGATCGCCGGGTCGATCGCCGCGCCGGCCTCGCCGTTGGGCTTGTTCACGGTGACGTCGGCGAGCCAGTTGAGGATCTTGGTGCCGCGGTCCTTCGACTGGTGGCCCAGCACGAGCTCCGGGCGCTCCTCGATGAACGACGTGCTCAGGTCGCCCGCGACGAACGACGGGTCCTCGAGCACCGCCTGCAGGAACGGGATGTTGGTGGAGACGCCTCGGATGCGGAACTCGGCGAGACCGCGCCGGGCGCGGGCGACGGCGGCCGGGAAGTCGCGGCCGCGGCAGGTCATCTTCGCGAGCATCGAGTCGAAGTGCGGGCTGATCTGCGCACCGGGGTTGATCGTGCCGCCGTCCAGGCGCACGCCGGCACCACCGGGCGAGCGGTAGGTCGTGATCTTGCCGGTGTCGGGACGGAACCCGGATGCCGGGTCCTCGGTGGTGATGCGGCACTGGAGCGCGGCGCCGCGCAGCTGCAGACGATCCTGCGTGAGCCCGAGCTCGGCGAGCGACTGACCGTACGCGATGCGCATCTGCGACTGCACGAGGTCGACGTCGGTCACCTCTTCGGTGACGGTGTGCTCGACCTGGATGCGCGGGTTCATCTCGATGAACACGTGCTGGCCGGCACGCTCCCCCACCGTGTCGAGCAGGAACTCGACGGTTCCGGCGTTGACGTACCCGATCGACCGGGCGAACGCCACGGCGTCGCGGTAGAGCGCCTGGCGGATGTCGTCGTCGAGGTTCGGGGCCGGTGCGATCTCGATGACCTTCTGGTTGCGGCGCTGCACCGAGCAATCACGCTCGAAGAGGTGCACCGTCTCGCCGTCCGCGTCCGCGAGGATCTGCACCTCGATGTGCCGGGGGCGCAGCACGGCCTGTTCGAGGAACATCGTCGGGTCGCCGAAGGCGCTGTCGGCCTCGCGCATCGCCTCTTCGAGCGCGGGGCGCAGTTCCTCCCGCGTGTTCACCCGGCGCATTCCGCGTCCGCCGCCACCGGCGACGGCCTTCGCGAACACGGGGAACCCGACTTCCTCGGCGCCGCGCAGCAACTCCTCGATGTCACGGCTCGCCGGGGTCGACTTGAGCACGGGCACACCCGCCGCGATGGCGTGCTCCTTCGCGGTGACCTTGTTGCCGGCCATCTCGAGCACGTGACGGGGCGGTCCGATGAAGGTGATGCCGGCGTCTGCCGCGGCTTGCGCGAGGTCGGGGTTCTCGGAGAGGAACCCGTATCCCGGGTAGATGGCGTCGGCGCCACTCTCCTTGGCGACCCGGATGATCTCGGCGACATCGAGGTACGCCCGCACCGGGTGCCCCACCTCGCCGATCTGGTAGGCCTCGTCGGCCTTCAGACGATGCATGGAGTTGCGGTCCTCGTAGGGGAACACCGCGACGGTGCGCGCCCCGAGTTCGTATGCCGCACGGAACGCGCGGATGGCGATCTCGCCTCGGTTCGCTACGAGGATCTTCTTGAACATGCGTTCCTTCCGGGTCGACTGAACCGCAGGCGGAAGACGCCGGGGCGCGGCCGTGCGCACCGGGTCGTGTGATTGCGTCCTTTCAGATTAGTGAAGGTAAGGTCTTGAATCATGCACGTACTGAGCGTCAGCTCCCTCAAGGGGGGCGTGGGCAAGACCACGGTGACGCTCGGTCTCACCTCGGCGGCCTTCGCGAAGGGGCTGCGCACGCTCGTCGTCGATCTCGATCCGCAGTCGGACGTGTCGACCGGTATGGACATCACCGTCGCCGGTCACCTCAACGTCGCCGACGTGCTGGCCTCCCCCAAGGAGAAGATCGTGCGCGCGGCCATCGCCCCGTCCGGTTGGACCAAGGGCCGCCCGGGGAAGATCGACGTCATGGTGGGATCCCCGTCCGCGATCAACTTCGACGGGCCGCATCCGAGCATCCGGGAGATCTGGAAACTCGAGGAGGCGCTGGCCAACGTCGAGTCGGACTACGACCTCGTGCTCATCGACTGCGCCCCGTCCCTCAACGCGCTCACGCGCACCGCGTGGGCGGCGAGCGATCGGGTGACCGTCGTGACCGAGCCCGGGTTGTTCTCCGTCGCGGCGGCGGATCGCGCGCTGCGCGCGATCGAGGAGATCCGTCGCGGTCTCTCGCCCCGTCTCCAGCCGCTCGGCATCATCGTCAACCGCGCCCGGGTGCAGTCGCTCGAGCACCAGTTCCGCATCAAGGAACTGCGCGACATGTTCGGCCCGCTCGTGCTCTCCCCGCAGCTGCCGGAGCGCACCTCCCTGCAGCAGGCCCAGGGCGCGGCGAAGCCGCTGCACGTGTGGCCCGGGGAGAGTGCGCAGGAGATGGCCCGCAACTTCGATCAACTGCTCGAACGGGTCATGCGCACGGCGAAGATCCCCGACCCGGCATCCGCCGCACCGCAGATCGTTCGCTGACCATCGCCCGGGAACACGCCGGGCAAGTGTCGGCGCGGCGGGGATTCCGGCCGTGGACCGGTAGCGTGAAGTAAGTCGTCGGCGGTTTGCCTTTGGCCTTTTGATTTGCAGCCAAGGTTGCCTTACGGACGGATATTCCTCATCTCTTCCGCCTATTCCCTTCCCGCCGGACGCCTCGGTGCGGTCCGATCGCCGAAGCCCCGCACCCCCGGTGCGGTTCCCGTCACCCAGTCCTACACCGCGGTCTCCCGCGTCGTGAAGGAGTCGGGCCTGCTGAACCGCACGCGGTGGTTCTACGGTGTGCTCGGACTGGGGCTCGTCCTCGCCCTCGGCGGCGCCATCACCGGCTTCATCCTGCTCGGCGACAGCTGGTTCCAGCTGCTCATCGCCGGCGCGCTCGGACTGATCTTCACCCAGTTCGCCTTCCTCGCCCACGAGGCCTCCCACCGCCAGATCCTGCAGTCGGGCCCGGCCAACGACCGCATCGGCCGCTTCATCGCCGCCTTCGTCGTCGGCATCAGCTACGCGTGGTGGATGACGAAGCACACGCGACACCATGCCAACCCGAACCGGGTCGGTAAGGACCCGGACATCGAGATCGACACGATCTCGTTCATCGAGCAGGACGCGGCGAAGCAGAAGGGCCTGTCGGCTCTCATCACCCGCAAGCAGGGCTACCTGTTCTTCCCGCTCCTCACCTTCGAGGGCGCCAATCTGCACGTGCGATCGATCGCCACGCTCTTCTCCAAGGAGCCTGTCAAGGGTCGTTGGATCGAGCTGGGACTGCTCGCGACGCGCTTCGCGCTCTACTTCACCGTCATCTTCATGATGCTCCCGCTGGGTATGGCGTTCGCCTTCGTCGGTGTGCAGCTGGCCGTCTTCGGCGTGTACATGGGTGCCTCGTTCGCCCCCAACCACAAGGGCATGCCGATCGTCGGTCGCGACGAGAAGCTGGACTTCTTCACCAAGCAGGTGCGCACCTCGCGCAACATCTCCGGCGGCTGGTGGGCGTCCGCGCTCATGGGCGGTCTGAACTACCAGGTCGAGCACCACCTGTTCCCCAACATGCCCCGACCGCACCTCGCCAAGGCGCGCGAGATCGTGCGGGAGCACTGCCGCACGCTCGATGTGCCCTACACTGAGACGACGCTGGTCCGTTCGTACGCGATCGTCATCGCCTATCTCAACCGAGTCGGACTCTCTGCACGGGATCCCTTCGATTGCCCGATGGTCAATCAGTTCCGCCGCGTCTAGCAGAACCAGGCACACCGCCGCACCATCTTCGACACCGACCATGACGGTCGCGTGGCCCGCACGAATCGACCCGCCTCATCCGTTTCTCCGTCACAACCGACATCTCGACCGCCCCGCTCACGTGGATCAACGCCGACGACGACCTCTGGGTCGCGACGCGTTCCGGTGAGTATGCGGGAATCGTGACCCGCGAGGACGCCGTCTACACGGCGACCGACCGGTTCAACGGCCCGCTCGGCTCGTATCCCGATCTCGACTCCGCCCGCCGCGCGGTGGACGACGCCGACGGCGTCGCCCCCGCTCCGGGCGCCGTGCCCCCGCAGGGGCGGCACTCCCCCACACGTCCGCGTCGTCGACGCGGTCCCGCACGTCGCATCCGCGGCTCGCATCACCGAAAGAAAGACAGCAACATGGCTACCGGCACCGTCAAGTGGTTCAACTCCGAAAAGGGCTTCGGCTTCATCGCGCCGAGCGACGGCTCCCCCGACGTGTTCGCGCACTACAGCGCGATCGCGGCCGACGGGTACCGCAACCTCGAGGAGAACCAGCGCGTCGAGTTCGACACCGCCCAGGGCCCCCGCGGCCTGCAGGCGTCGAACATCCGACCCGCCTGATCCGTACCCCGGAACACCGAACCGCCCGCGTCCTCTGGACGCGGGCGGTTCGTCGTACGGGGTCAGGAGGCGCGGGTGGCCCGACGGGCGGCGAGTTCATCCATGGGGTCGGCCCCGGGCGTGGAGTCGAGCTCCACGAGGCTCGTCTCGACCTCGCGCAGCACCTTGCCGACGGCGATGCCGAACACGCCCTGCCCGCGGCTGACGAGGTCGATGACCTCGTCGTTCGAGGTGCAGAGGTAGACGCTCGCGCCGTCGCTCATGAGGGTCGTCTGGGCGAGGTCGCTGATGCCGGCCTCGCGGAGCTGGTTGACGGCAATGCGGATCTGCTGCAGCGAGATGCCGGTGTCGAGCAGGCGCTTGACGAGCTTGAGCACGAGGATGTCGCGGAAGCCGTAGAGCCGCTGCGAGCCCGAGCCGGCCGCACCGCGGATGGTGGGCTCGACGAGCTGCGTGCGGGCCCAGTAATCCAGCTGGCGGTAGCTGATGCCGGCGGCGCGTGCGGCGACCGCCCCGCGGTACCCGGAGGCGTCGTCGAGCTCGGGCATGCCGTCGGTGAAGAGCAGCCCCAGGTCGTAGCGGGATTCGCCGTTCTGGCTGAGTTCGCTCATCCGCTCGTCCTAACCTTCATGTTCAACTTGACCTTGAGGTCCGCTGTGACCACGCTACCGACGAGCAGGACCCCGACCAAACACATCCGGTTCGAACCGCTCGGCGTGTCGGCCCTGACGGGTCCGGCGCTGCCTGTCACGAGTTCAAACGGGAGAGGGCCGATCGGATCAGGCTACTCCGTACCACCTCGAGCTGTCCCGCTATTTCTCGGGCGAGTTCCGCCGCGCGGGCCCGGCTCGACGCGTCCTTGCGACGCGACACCGGCATGAGGGCGTTCTCGATGAGTCCCAGTTCGCGCTCCGCCGCCGCCCGGAATCCCCGCAGGTGGCGCGGCTCGATGCCCGTGCGCTGCAGCTCGGCCAGGGCGCGCAGCACCGACACGGCGTCGTCGCCGTAGTGGTCCGACGGCGTGATGAGCGAAGCGGACACCGCGTCCGCCAGCAGGTTCGCCGTCGCCCCGGCCTCGCGGATGAGCTCGTCGCGCGACAACCGCCGCTCGCTCGACAGCATCGACGGTGACGGCGCGGGAGCGCCCCCGGGCAGGGTGGGCTCACGACCCGCGTCGAGATCGTCGAGATAGCCGCGGATGACCTTGAGCGGCAGGTAGTGGTCGCGCTGGATCGAGAGGATGAACCGCAGACGCTCGACGTCGGCGTTCGAGAACTTGCGGTACCCCGACGCCGTGCGCGCCGGCGAGATCAGCTGCCGCTCCTCGAGGAAGCGCAGCTTCGACGGGGTGAGATCGGGGAACTCCGGGTTCAGGCGCGCGAGCACCTGTCCGATGCTCAACAGGGAGGCGCCCCCGGATGCAGTGGAGGACGCGGCGGGGCGCGCCACTACTGAGCCGCCGGAGCCGCGAGGTCGGCCCGGGAGGCGTAGAAGGTGAGGCGGAACTTGCCGACCTGCACCTCGGCGCCGTCGTGCAGTTGCGCGCTCTCGATGCGGACACCGTCGTAGTACGTGCCGTTGAGCGAACCGAGATCGCGCACCTGGAACGTGCCCTCAGATCGCGTGAACTCCGCGTGACGGCGCGACACGGTCACGTCGTCGAGGAAGATGTCGGCGTCGGGGTGACGGCCGGCGATCGAGGAATCGGTGTCGAGCAGGAAGCGGGCGCCGGCGTTCGGTCCACGTCGCACGACGAGCAGCGCTGAGCCCGAGGGCAGCGCGGTGATCGCGTCGTGCTCCTCGGTCGAGGCGCCGGCCTGCATGGCGGCGAGCTGCGCGCTGAAGTCGTCCTGGTAGTGGACCGTCGTGTCGGCGGCCGACCGGCGCTGCGCGGGGACGTCATTGTCGTCGTGGCGGGGATCGACCATCGAGAACCTCCTTAGCCGTTCAGCGTATCTGATGCCGGGACCGCCTGCGGCCGCGGTGAGCGGATGACGCGGGCCGTCTCCATCGTGTAGACGATGCCCGCCCACCAGTACAGGAACGCCCCCCACAGGGCGAAGGCCCACCCGATGGGCACCGCGATCGCGGCCGTCTCGGGCACCGCCTGGCCGAGCATGAGCACGGGGAAGGCGTAGAACAGGGCGAACGTCGCGAACTTGCCGAGGTGGTGCACCGGCAGCGGACCGAACCCGTGGTTCGCGAGCACGATGCCCAGCACGACGAGCAGCAGGTCGCGCGAGATCAGCAGGATCATCAGCCACCAGGGCACGACATCGCGCACGGCGAGGCCGATGACGGCCGCGAAGATGAACAAGCGGTCGGCGGCGGGATCGAGCAGCTGCCCGAGCCGGGTGATCTGCCCGAAGCGACGGGCGATGACGCCGTCGAAGAAGTCGGTGACGGTCGAGATCACGAGCACGATGAGGGCCCACATGTCCTCGCCGCGCACAATCAGCACGAGGAACACGGGCACGAGCAGCAGCCGCACGAAACTGAGCGCGTTCGGCACCGTGAGCACCCTGTCGCTCACGATCCGCTCCGGCACCGATCCCACATCCCGAGTCTAGGGCGGGCCCCCGTCCGCGGGGGCGCTCCTCCCCAGTCGTTCGGTGACGACACGCGAGGCATCGGGGGGTCGGGAACGGACACCGGGCTAGCCTGAACGCATGTCGTGCATCCGGTTCAACACGCCAGCCCAGCGGGCGCAGATGCAGCGCATGGCCCCGCGCATGCTGACCGCCGAGGAGGCGGCCGCGCTGCACCCCGCCCCGCCGGTCACGGAGAGCAAGATCCGCCGGCTGCGGCTGCTCGCCGGGCACGAGAACCCGAAGATCCGCGAGTCGGTCGCGAGCAGCTACAACGCGCCGGCCGATCTCTTCGAGGCGCTCGCCCGCGACGGCGACGAGGGCGTGCGGGCGTGCGTCGCCCGGAACGAGCAGACCCCGTGCGACGTGCTGCGCGGCCTCGCCGGCGACGAGTCGGAGCGGGTGCGCGGATGGGTCGCGGTCAACTACTTCGTGCCCGACGACGTCATGCGCCGCCTCGCCGACGATCCGAGCGAGACGGTGCGCAGCCTCGTGCGGTGGAAGGCGTCGCTCGCGACCGAGCCCGCCGCCGGGTGACCGCCAGCTGAACAGGCGCTCAACGGCCACGGACGCGGCGCGCCGCGTCGGCGGCCCTCCGTAGGCTCGGACCCATGCCGCACTCGATCGTCCCGCCCTACCTGCTGCTGCGCCTCGCCGACACCGACCGGGCGGGCTTCGAGCGTGCCGCCCGGGCGGCACGCAACACGCTCATGGCCCGCGGGTTCCGCGACTCCGCGCGGCTCTCGCTCTCCGTCGACGCCGACGACAACCTCGTCGTCGAGTTGGAGCGGCGGACGCCGGTGCGCACCATCGGCGACGCGGAGGGCACCGAGGAGCTGCCCG carries:
- a CDS encoding ParA family protein, whose translation is MHVLSVSSLKGGVGKTTVTLGLTSAAFAKGLRTLVVDLDPQSDVSTGMDITVAGHLNVADVLASPKEKIVRAAIAPSGWTKGRPGKIDVMVGSPSAINFDGPHPSIREIWKLEEALANVESDYDLVLIDCAPSLNALTRTAWAASDRVTVVTEPGLFSVAAADRALRAIEEIRRGLSPRLQPLGIIVNRARVQSLEHQFRIKELRDMFGPLVLSPQLPERTSLQQAQGAAKPLHVWPGESAQEMARNFDQLLERVMRTAKIPDPASAAPQIVR
- a CDS encoding fatty acid desaturase family protein; this translates as MFLISSAYSLPAGRLGAVRSPKPRTPGAVPVTQSYTAVSRVVKESGLLNRTRWFYGVLGLGLVLALGGAITGFILLGDSWFQLLIAGALGLIFTQFAFLAHEASHRQILQSGPANDRIGRFIAAFVVGISYAWWMTKHTRHHANPNRVGKDPDIEIDTISFIEQDAAKQKGLSALITRKQGYLFFPLLTFEGANLHVRSIATLFSKEPVKGRWIELGLLATRFALYFTVIFMMLPLGMAFAFVGVQLAVFGVYMGASFAPNHKGMPIVGRDEKLDFFTKQVRTSRNISGGWWASALMGGLNYQVEHHLFPNMPRPHLAKAREIVREHCRTLDVPYTETTLVRSYAIVIAYLNRVGLSARDPFDCPMVNQFRRV
- a CDS encoding cold-shock protein produces the protein MATGTVKWFNSEKGFGFIAPSDGSPDVFAHYSAIAADGYRNLEENQRVEFDTAQGPRGLQASNIRPA
- a CDS encoding MerR family transcriptional regulator — its product is MSELSQNGESRYDLGLLFTDGMPELDDASGYRGAVAARAAGISYRQLDYWARTQLVEPTIRGAAGSGSQRLYGFRDILVLKLVKRLLDTGISLQQIRIAVNQLREAGISDLAQTTLMSDGASVYLCTSNDEVIDLVSRGQGVFGIAVGKVLREVETSLVELDSTPGADPMDELAARRATRAS
- a CDS encoding MerR family transcriptional regulator, with protein sequence MARPAASSTASGGASLLSIGQVLARLNPEFPDLTPSKLRFLEERQLISPARTASGYRKFSNADVERLRFILSIQRDHYLPLKVIRGYLDDLDAGREPTLPGGAPAPSPSMLSSERRLSRDELIREAGATANLLADAVSASLITPSDHYGDDAVSVLRALAELQRTGIEPRHLRGFRAAAERELGLIENALMPVSRRKDASSRARAAELAREIAGQLEVVRSSLIRSALSRLNS
- a CDS encoding FHA domain-containing protein, whose translation is MVDPRHDDNDVPAQRRSAADTTVHYQDDFSAQLAAMQAGASTEEHDAITALPSGSALLVVRRGPNAGARFLLDTDSSIAGRHPDADIFLDDVTVSRRHAEFTRSEGTFQVRDLGSLNGTYYDGVRIESAQLHDGAEVQVGKFRLTFYASRADLAAPAAQ
- a CDS encoding CDP-alcohol phosphatidyltransferase family protein, coding for MGSVPERIVSDRVLTVPNALSFVRLLLVPVFLVLIVRGEDMWALIVLVISTVTDFFDGVIARRFGQITRLGQLLDPAADRLFIFAAVIGLAVRDVVPWWLMILLISRDLLLVVLGIVLANHGFGPLPVHHLGKFATFALFYAFPVLMLGQAVPETAAIAVPIGWAFALWGAFLYWWAGIVYTMETARVIRSPRPQAVPASDTLNG